A DNA window from Ctenopharyngodon idella isolate HZGC_01 chromosome 10, HZGC01, whole genome shotgun sequence contains the following coding sequences:
- the zfand5b gene encoding AN1-type zinc finger protein 5b isoform X1, with protein MDKKRIAHFQREMAQETNQSPVPMLCATGCGFYGNPRTNGMCSVCYKEHLTRQNNGGVSPISTMGASSSVTSSPTSEASAIQIIEATLNNSSAASAESPNSTTAALPVTQQMTEMSISCDDEVVSPKVEVPEPVVTQPTASTAPPSTADGEEAKTPEAPKPKKNRCFMCRKKVGLTGFDCRCGNLFCGLHRYSDKHNCPYDYKAEAAAKIRKENPVVVADKIQRI; from the exons atggacaaaaaaa GAATTGCCCACTTTCAGAGAGAGATGGCCCAGGAGACCAATCAAAGCCCCGTGCCCATGCTCTGTGCCACCGGGtgtggtttctatggcaacccTCGGACCAATGGCATGTGCTCGGTCTGTTACAAAGAACATttaacaagacaaaacaatgggGGCGTCAGTCCTATTAGCACAATGG GAGCTTCTAGCAGTGTCACCAGTAGTCCTACCTCTGAAGCCTCAGCCATCCAGATCATTGAAGCTACACTAAACAACTCTTCTGCTGCTAGCGCCGAGTCGCCCAACAGCACCACTGCTGCCCTTCCGGTTACACAACAGATGACGGAGATGAGCATTTCCTGTGATGACGAGGTGGTCTCGCCAAAAGTGGAAGTTCCTGAACCAG TCGTCACTCAGCCAACAGCGTCCACCGCACCTCCGAGCACAGCTGACGGGGAAGAGGCCAAGACACCCGAAGCCCCCAAACCCAAGAAGAACAGATGCTTCATGTGCCGCAAGAAGGTCGGCCTGACAG GGTTCGACTGCCGCTGTGGGAATCTCTTCTGTGGACTTCATCGCTACTCGGACAAGCACAACTGCCCCTACGATTACAAGGCGGAGGCTGCCGCCAAGATCCGCAAGGAGAACCCCGTCGTGGTCGCCGATAAGATTCAGAGAATATAA
- the zfand5b gene encoding AN1-type zinc finger protein 5b isoform X2, whose translation MDKKRIAHFQREMAQETNQSPVPMLCATGCGFYGNPRTNGMCSVCYKEHLTRQNNGGVSPISTMASSSVTSSPTSEASAIQIIEATLNNSSAASAESPNSTTAALPVTQQMTEMSISCDDEVVSPKVEVPEPVVTQPTASTAPPSTADGEEAKTPEAPKPKKNRCFMCRKKVGLTGFDCRCGNLFCGLHRYSDKHNCPYDYKAEAAAKIRKENPVVVADKIQRI comes from the exons atggacaaaaaaa GAATTGCCCACTTTCAGAGAGAGATGGCCCAGGAGACCAATCAAAGCCCCGTGCCCATGCTCTGTGCCACCGGGtgtggtttctatggcaacccTCGGACCAATGGCATGTGCTCGGTCTGTTACAAAGAACATttaacaagacaaaacaatgggGGCGTCAGTCCTATTAGCACAATGG CTTCTAGCAGTGTCACCAGTAGTCCTACCTCTGAAGCCTCAGCCATCCAGATCATTGAAGCTACACTAAACAACTCTTCTGCTGCTAGCGCCGAGTCGCCCAACAGCACCACTGCTGCCCTTCCGGTTACACAACAGATGACGGAGATGAGCATTTCCTGTGATGACGAGGTGGTCTCGCCAAAAGTGGAAGTTCCTGAACCAG TCGTCACTCAGCCAACAGCGTCCACCGCACCTCCGAGCACAGCTGACGGGGAAGAGGCCAAGACACCCGAAGCCCCCAAACCCAAGAAGAACAGATGCTTCATGTGCCGCAAGAAGGTCGGCCTGACAG GGTTCGACTGCCGCTGTGGGAATCTCTTCTGTGGACTTCATCGCTACTCGGACAAGCACAACTGCCCCTACGATTACAAGGCGGAGGCTGCCGCCAAGATCCGCAAGGAGAACCCCGTCGTGGTCGCCGATAAGATTCAGAGAATATAA
- the zfand5b gene encoding AN1-type zinc finger protein 5b isoform X3, giving the protein MAQETNQSPVPMLCATGCGFYGNPRTNGMCSVCYKEHLTRQNNGGVSPISTMGASSSVTSSPTSEASAIQIIEATLNNSSAASAESPNSTTAALPVTQQMTEMSISCDDEVVSPKVEVPEPVVTQPTASTAPPSTADGEEAKTPEAPKPKKNRCFMCRKKVGLTGFDCRCGNLFCGLHRYSDKHNCPYDYKAEAAAKIRKENPVVVADKIQRI; this is encoded by the exons ATGGCCCAGGAGACCAATCAAAGCCCCGTGCCCATGCTCTGTGCCACCGGGtgtggtttctatggcaacccTCGGACCAATGGCATGTGCTCGGTCTGTTACAAAGAACATttaacaagacaaaacaatgggGGCGTCAGTCCTATTAGCACAATGG GAGCTTCTAGCAGTGTCACCAGTAGTCCTACCTCTGAAGCCTCAGCCATCCAGATCATTGAAGCTACACTAAACAACTCTTCTGCTGCTAGCGCCGAGTCGCCCAACAGCACCACTGCTGCCCTTCCGGTTACACAACAGATGACGGAGATGAGCATTTCCTGTGATGACGAGGTGGTCTCGCCAAAAGTGGAAGTTCCTGAACCAG TCGTCACTCAGCCAACAGCGTCCACCGCACCTCCGAGCACAGCTGACGGGGAAGAGGCCAAGACACCCGAAGCCCCCAAACCCAAGAAGAACAGATGCTTCATGTGCCGCAAGAAGGTCGGCCTGACAG GGTTCGACTGCCGCTGTGGGAATCTCTTCTGTGGACTTCATCGCTACTCGGACAAGCACAACTGCCCCTACGATTACAAGGCGGAGGCTGCCGCCAAGATCCGCAAGGAGAACCCCGTCGTGGTCGCCGATAAGATTCAGAGAATATAA
- the zfand5b gene encoding AN1-type zinc finger protein 5b isoform X4 yields MAQETNQSPVPMLCATGCGFYGNPRTNGMCSVCYKEHLTRQNNGGVSPISTMASSSVTSSPTSEASAIQIIEATLNNSSAASAESPNSTTAALPVTQQMTEMSISCDDEVVSPKVEVPEPVVTQPTASTAPPSTADGEEAKTPEAPKPKKNRCFMCRKKVGLTGFDCRCGNLFCGLHRYSDKHNCPYDYKAEAAAKIRKENPVVVADKIQRI; encoded by the exons ATGGCCCAGGAGACCAATCAAAGCCCCGTGCCCATGCTCTGTGCCACCGGGtgtggtttctatggcaacccTCGGACCAATGGCATGTGCTCGGTCTGTTACAAAGAACATttaacaagacaaaacaatgggGGCGTCAGTCCTATTAGCACAATGG CTTCTAGCAGTGTCACCAGTAGTCCTACCTCTGAAGCCTCAGCCATCCAGATCATTGAAGCTACACTAAACAACTCTTCTGCTGCTAGCGCCGAGTCGCCCAACAGCACCACTGCTGCCCTTCCGGTTACACAACAGATGACGGAGATGAGCATTTCCTGTGATGACGAGGTGGTCTCGCCAAAAGTGGAAGTTCCTGAACCAG TCGTCACTCAGCCAACAGCGTCCACCGCACCTCCGAGCACAGCTGACGGGGAAGAGGCCAAGACACCCGAAGCCCCCAAACCCAAGAAGAACAGATGCTTCATGTGCCGCAAGAAGGTCGGCCTGACAG GGTTCGACTGCCGCTGTGGGAATCTCTTCTGTGGACTTCATCGCTACTCGGACAAGCACAACTGCCCCTACGATTACAAGGCGGAGGCTGCCGCCAAGATCCGCAAGGAGAACCCCGTCGTGGTCGCCGATAAGATTCAGAGAATATAA